The genomic segment ATCGGAGCAGATGACAGATGGCAAGGTATTGATAATCTCATTAAAACAACCAAATTCTTAAATGATAACAATGTTTTCTTTTTATATGTGGGATTCCCAAAAAATAAAAGAAGATATCATAATGCGTTATTTCTACCAAAAGTTGAATTTAATAAGGTTAAATATTACTATGGTGCTTGTGATGTATTGGTTCTTCCAAGACCATCTCATAAATCTGCTGAAGTCGCTGCACCCACTAAATTTGCTGAATACGTTGCTATGGGAAAACCTATACTCACAACAGATGTGGGGGATGCAGCAGAATTTGTCAGGAAATATAAGTGTGGAATTGTTGTTGAGGATAATCAACCTGAAAACCTTTTGAGAGGAATAAATGAGTTTAAATCTCTTTCAAAAGATGATTTGATGAAGATGGGTAATAATTCAAGGAAAATGGCTGAAAAGGAGTTTAGTTTAAAAAAAATGCGTGAAGATTTAGAAAAAGTTCTGAACAGTTTCAATAATCTGAATGAATAGTTCTTTGTAAAAGAATGTTTTAATGAGGTTGAAAATGTCGAAAATAGTGATTCTGGGCCCCACTGATAGATTAAATAGAGGAACCGAAGCTTTAATTTTAAGTCGAATCAGTGTTATAACAAAATTCTTAGATGAATCTACGTTTTTTATACCCTATATAAATCCTTTAGCTATTCCAAGAGCTGATTATGAGTTTAATTCGTACAAGAGGATTGGTCTTATATATCCGTCATTTGTAGCTCTACAAACACCACTTATATTTCTATCAGTTGCTATCTGGTCGTTTTTGTCAAATATCAAAGAATTTGGATTTCTTTTCACATGGAATGAGGGTTTAAATGTTATTAAAAATACAGATATAATCGTTACAACAGGAGGAGATGTTCTTTCTGAAGATTATGGTATATTCAATTTTTTAACAGAATTTTGCGGTCTATTCATGGCCATATTACTTAAAAAACCTGTAATTGTATTTGCGGAATCTATTGGACCTTTTAAAACTAGATTGACAACTTTTATAGCTAAAAGTATCCTCAACAGAGTTTCACTTATTACAACAAGGGACAAAATATCTTATAACTATATCCAAGAAATTGGAGTTACTAGGCCACCAATTTACCTCACTGCAGACACAGCCTTTCTTCTTGATAAAAAGGAAGTTAATGATCCAACTCTAAATGAGTTTTTAACGAGAAAAAATTTGATAGGTTTCTCAATTAGCGATGCCATATCCACATGGAGCGGCGGAAATTATGATGATTATGTGGCTTTAATGGCCAATACTTGATAAAGTCATTGAGACTTATGGTGCTAATGTTATACTTGTAGCTCATGTGACCATTGAGGGCATAAATGACGACCGTGTAATAAACAGAAAGGTTTTTGATAAAGTAAAAAATAAGGAAAAAGTTTTTAATTTGGAGGCGGATTACAATTCTGAGGAACTTAAATATGTCATATCGAATTGTGATCTTTTCTTGGGGGCGCGAATGCATGCAAACATAGCGGCTCTTTCAAGTTGTGTTCCTGCAATAGCAATCTCATACAGTATAAAAACACCAGGTCTCATGAAACTTTGCGGACTTGAAAACTATTATATTGACTTTAAAGATCTTTCAGAGGAAGCATTAATGGAAAAAATATCCGATGCTTGGGAAAACAGAAAGGAAATAACTGAACACCTAAAAAGAAGAATACCCGAGATAAAAAAGAGGGCTATGAGGAACGGTGAACTTGTAAAGGAACTATGTGATTCACTTGGACTCACCTGATAAAGTCTCGCCTGGCTTTAGGGATGCTAATATCGCATAAAATGTGAAATACTTCAAAATAAGCTTTCTGGGAATCTTAATATTTCTGGGTCTTAGAATGGCGATTAAACGGTCCAGAGGATCTATGGGTGGAAATTCAGCATTGTAAATGTTCTCACTGATCATATTAACCTTCTTTTTCATGTAGATATTGTAGAGCTGTGATAGTAGCACTCTTGATGGTTCCATTGGTTCCACCCCGCAAAGACCACCCTTTTTGATTTTATCAAGTATTTCGGAGTCCTTTCTTATGACCATGAGAGTTTTTCCCTGGGTTTCTCCATCAAATTCCCTCAGCCATGGGTCTGCAAAGGACATGTCTGATAACTCTGCCATATGGTCGGGGCACATATGGCACCTAGCTGGCATGAATAGCTGCCCGAAACCGGATCCCCAGTACTCAGGTAGTAGTAGTATTTCGCCGTTTCTTGTCTCAACCCGCAGGCCGCCAGGCCATCCCCCTCCACGATACCTTATTCCCTTAACATCCCCCGGTTCAACCCCCAGCATCTCAAGCAGGAACTCAGTGGCCTTAAAACTTGGTGTGTGGTTGCAGACAATCCCAAGGTGATAGATTATACGCTCCCTAAGCTTTCTGTTCAGGAGTTCAGCCTTCCTAACACCCTGAATGTGGCATGGGAGACCAACAACAGCATACCTCCCGGGGACATCAATTATCTCCCTGAGGGCAACATTTGCAGGTACAGGGCAGTACTTGGACCCCCTGGCCTCAATTATCTCCTCAGGAGTCCTTGCAATGAATGGTTCAGGTTCAAGGGGTCTCTCGGGGTTCATACGGGTTACGAGGGCACCATCTATGAGGACCTCCTCCAGGAGGTAGAGGAGGACCTGCGTCACCATACCCCCAGATGATGAGTCATAACTCAACTTCTCATCAGTTGAGTGTGCAACATAGCAGGACTCATAGTTCCCGAGGAGAATATCCTCTGGTTCCCCTCCAAAGATTTCCATGTTGAGCTCTCTGAAATCCACTCCAAGACCAGGCAGACCCTCAGACAGACTCCGCACTCATTGCACGCACCTGTTAGGACTGGCTCATAAAC from the Methanothermobacter sp. K4 genome contains:
- a CDS encoding polysaccharide pyruvyl transferase family protein; translation: MSKIVILGPTDRLNRGTEALILSRISVITKFLDESTFFIPYINPLAIPRADYEFNSYKRIGLIYPSFVALQTPLIFLSVAIWSFLSNIKEFGFLFTWNEGLNVIKNTDIIVTTGGDVLSEDYGIFNFLTEFCGLFMAILLKKPVIVFAESIGPFKTRLTTFIAKSILNRVSLITTRDKISYNYIQEIGVTRPPIYLTADTAFLLDKKEVNDPTLNEFLTRKNLIGFSISDAISTWSGGNYDDYVALMANT
- a CDS encoding polysaccharide pyruvyl transferase family protein, with protein sequence MTIEGINDDRVINRKVFDKVKNKEKVFNLEADYNSEELKYVISNCDLFLGARMHANIAALSSCVPAIAISYSIKTPGLMKLCGLENYYIDFKDLSEEALMEKISDAWENRKEITEHLKRRIPEIKKRAMRNGELVKELCDSLGLT
- a CDS encoding Coenzyme F420 hydrogenase/dehydrogenase, beta subunit C-terminal domain, encoding MRSLSEGLPGLGVDFRELNMEIFGGEPEDILLGNYESCYVAHSTDEKLSYDSSSGGMVTQVLLYLLEEVLIDGALVTRMNPERPLEPEPFIARTPEEIIEARGSKYCPVPANVALREIIDVPGRYAVVGLPCHIQGVRKAELLNRKLRERIIYHLGIVCNHTPSFKATEFLLEMLGVEPGDVKGIRYRGGGWPGGLRVETRNGEILLLPEYWGSGFGQLFMPARCHMCPDHMAELSDMSFADPWLREFDGETQGKTLMVIRKDSEILDKIKKGGLCGVEPMEPSRVLLSQLYNIYMKKKVNMISENIYNAEFPPIDPLDRLIAILRPRNIKIPRKLILKYFTFYAILASLKPGETLSGESK